A stretch of the Pygocentrus nattereri isolate fPygNat1 chromosome 29, fPygNat1.pri, whole genome shotgun sequence genome encodes the following:
- the prlhr2a gene encoding prolactin releasing hormone receptor 2a, whose product MMEGSGSGWPGDPIPSCCLSNITTENSSIGRIYEVVVQSANSTRKRSPQFVGVELLQSFKPLIIPCYALVVLVGVFGNYLLLYVICHTRKMHNVTNFFIGNLAFSDMLMCATCVPFTLAYAFNPRGWVFGRFMCYLVFLIQPVTVYVSVFTLTAIGVDRYYATVHPLKKRISVLACAYLLSGIWILSCGLVAPAVAHTYHVEFKDEGFTICEEFWMGQERERLAYAYSTLFITYVLPLSALCISYLCISVKLRNCVVPGHRTQSQAEAQRARKRKTFRLVTLVVAAFAVCWLPISVFNVLRDIDINLIDKRYFLLIQLLCHLCAMSSSCCNPFLYAWLHDRFRAELRKMFTCHRRIGIGIPANNCATASVVL is encoded by the exons ATGATGGAGGGCAGTGGTAGTGGTTGGCCAGGTGACCCCATACCCTCCTGTTGCCTGAGTAACATCACCACGGAGAACTCCAGCATTGGACGGATATACGAAGTGGTGGTACAGTCAGCAAACAGCACTAGAAAACGAAGTCCACAGTTTGTTGGAGTTGAGCTCCTTCAGTCATTCAAACCCCTCATCATCCCCTGTTACGCCCTAGTAGTGCTGGTGGGTGTTTTCGGGAATTATTTGTTGCTGTATGTCATCTGCCACACCAGGAAGATGCACAACGTGACTAATTTCTTCATTGGGAACTTGGCATTCTCAGACATGCTGATGTGTGCCACTTGTGTTCCCTTTACCCTGGCATATGCCTTCAACCCTCGAGGATGGGTGTTTGGAAGATTCATGTGCTATTTAGTGTTCCTCATTCAGCCGGTGACTGTGTACGTGTCTGTGTTCACACTAACTGCCATTGGGGTGGACAG ATACTATGCTACGGTCCACCCTCTAAAGAAACGCATCTCTGTGTTGGCCTGCGCATACCTCCTATCCGGTATATGGATCCTGTCCTGTGGCCTGGTGGCTCCAGCAGTGGCCCACACCTACCACGTAGAGTTCAAAGATGAGGGTTTCACAATCTGCGAGGAGTTCTGGATGGGTCAGGAACGTGAGCGATTGGCCTACGCCTACAGCACGCTTTTCATCACCTACGTCCTCCCCCTTTCCGCTCTCTGCATCTCATACTTGTGTATCTCTGTCAAGCTTCGCAACTGTGTGGTGCCTGGACATCGCACTCAGAGCCAGGCAGAGGCTCAGCGGGCCCGTAAGCGGAAAACATTCCGCCTTGTGACGCTCGTGGTGGCAGCTTTTGCAGTCTGTTGGCTCCCGATCAGTGTCTTTAATGTCCTTCGTGACATTGATATCAACTTGATCGATAAGCGCTATTTCCTGCTCATCCAGCTGCTGTGTCACCTATGTGCCATGAGTTCATCTTGCTGCAACCCCTTTCTGTATGCATGGCTGCATGATCGCTTCCGAGCAGAGCTGCGTAAGATGTTCACATGCCACCGCCGAATCGGGATTGGGATACCTGCCAACAACTGCGCCACTGCAAGCGTAGTGCTCTGA